In Spirochaeta isovalerica, one DNA window encodes the following:
- the rfbC gene encoding dTDP-4-dehydrorhamnose 3,5-epimerase encodes MPFEFKETPIPGVLIIQPKKFGDDRGFFMETYKKSDFDKAGIHESFAQDNHSFSSRGVLRGIHFQSAPHAQGKLVRVVKGAVWDVAVDLIEGSPTFGKHFGIELTEENGTMLYIPPGFGHGFLTLKDNTHFLYKCTEEYAPESDGGVIWNDRELNIHWPLEGVIDFPLISGKDASLPELETLR; translated from the coding sequence ATGCCTTTCGAGTTTAAGGAGACGCCGATTCCGGGTGTTCTGATCATTCAGCCGAAAAAATTCGGAGATGATCGCGGTTTTTTTATGGAAACCTACAAGAAAAGCGATTTTGACAAAGCCGGGATTCATGAGAGTTTTGCTCAGGATAATCACTCCTTTTCTTCAAGAGGCGTTTTGAGGGGTATCCATTTTCAATCGGCTCCTCATGCCCAGGGAAAGCTGGTTCGGGTTGTCAAAGGGGCTGTCTGGGATGTGGCTGTGGATCTGATTGAAGGTTCTCCCACATTCGGAAAGCACTTCGGGATTGAACTGACAGAGGAAAACGGAACCATGCTGTATATACCGCCGGGGTTCGGCCACGGATTTCTGACTCTGAAAGACAACACCCATTTCCTCTATAAGTGCACGGAAGAATATGCACCGGAATCGGATGGGGGAGTCATCTGGAATGATCGGGAGCTTAATATTCACTGGCCTCTGGAAGGGGTGATCGATTTTCCGCTGATCTCCGGGAAAGATGCCTCACTGCCGGAACTGGAGACCCTACGATGA